In Clupea harengus chromosome 13, Ch_v2.0.2, whole genome shotgun sequence, one DNA window encodes the following:
- the timm23b gene encoding mitochondrial import inner membrane translocase subunit Tim23, with protein MDDNTPGSSPGGSKDGLTGLLRGTKPGYSNTDLAGVPLTGMSPLSPYLNVDPRYLLHDTEEFILPTGANKTRGRFELAFFTIGSCCITGAVFGALNGLRTGLSETKDMAWSKPRNVQMLNQVMRQGATWANTLGSVALLYSVFGVAIEKARGAEDDVNTVVAGILTGVLYKSPGGLRSAVRGGVAGLALTGVYALYNNWEHMKGSRY; from the exons ATGGATGATAATACACCAGGATCATCACCAGGAGGGTCCAAAGACGGCCTCACCGGCCTCCTCAGGGGGACGAAACCGGGCTACTCCAACACGGATCTAGCTGGTGTTCCAT TGACAGGCATGAGTCCCCTGTCGCCATATCTGAACGTTGATCCACGATACCTTTTGCAT GACACTGAGGAGTTCATCCTGCCCACTGGTGCCAATAAGACCAGAGGGCGCTTTGAGTTGGCCTTCTTCACCATTGGCAGCTGCTGCATcacag GTGCAGTCTTTGGAGCGTTGAACGGACTTCGTACGGGGCTGTCCGAGACCAAAGACATGGCCTGGTCCAAGCCCCGGAATGTGCA gaTGCTGAATCAGGTGATGCGCCAAGGAGCGACATGGGCCAACACACTGGGCTCCGTGG ccttgtTGTACAGTGTGTTTGGAGTAGCCATTGAAAAGGCCAGAGGAGCTGAGGATGATGTCAACACTGTGGTTGCCGGGATACTGACAGGTGTGCTCTACAAATCACCAg GTGGTCTGCGGAGTGCAGTTCGAGGGGGTGTGGCTGGTCTGGCGTTGACGGGGGTCTATGCTCTCTACAACAACTGGGAGCACATGAAGGGGAGCCGGTACTGA
- the LOC105897418 gene encoding endothelial zinc finger protein induced by tumor necrosis factor alpha has protein sequence MEDAETELTSSEPEALGADFITVELDTQPIEYVVKWAEVGSKFTISCVKKDSEDGFVPGEVKPEPDENFFAQYESVYPECVVEESVEVPQPEDEEEPDDTHSDSDDQTEPGSSQLGHEEGDEEVLPPPRWRGGGGGGGRSGTRAPKGSGSHACHVCGKCYSHSSSLSRHVQTHGRGGAKAIAAAAAAAAAAAAAAANQHKEEYGKAGEGKKTLVCNVCGVRCNGKRLLAIHKKSHKAKRLHTCNLCGKHFNHSSSLSRHRLIHKGKSRPGGGTGARGPRGAPLALPELSLGPSSMGNPKKRRGRRGAGSGGLTVNVGGEKQYQCTQCDKVFRNSTQLSKHQVAHVRQLLNSYTQDSKDPLAKSSDLKIRLKLCSRDKPNYYTLCKKNKRSKAAARARLAAATAAAAAAAAGRSRSPDPERPYACLHCDKRFSNTSSLARHEHSHAGEKQYTCGICRKSFVRLSNLKQHQQTHASGKLYSCLHCGKTFVHSSSFSRHKKVHSGERASLSGGKQRQRNRATIDETAPLESDSE, from the coding sequence ATGGAAGACGCAGAGACGGAGCTGACGTCGTCAGAGCCCGAGGCCTTGGGCGCGGACTTCATCACAGTGGAGCTGGACACCCAGCCCATCGAGTACGTGGTCAAGTGGGCAGAGGTTGGCTCCAAGTTCACCATCTCCTGCGTGAAGAAGGACTCAGAGGATGGCTTTGTGCCTGGGGAGGTGAAGCCAGAGCCCGACGAGAACTTCTTCGCCCAGTACGAGTCTGTCTACCCCGAATGTgtagtggaggagagtgtggagGTGCCGCAGcctgaggacgaggaggagccTGACGACACCCACAGCGACTCAGACGACCAGACCGAGCCCGGCAGCAGCCAGTTGGGCCACGAGGAGGGAGACGAAGAGGTGCTGCCACCACCccgatggagaggaggaggagggggcgggggaagGAGCGGCACTCGTGCGCCTAAAGGAAGCGGCTCTCACGCCTGCCATGTGTGCGGTAAGTGCTACAGCCACTCCTCCAGCCTCTCACGCCATGTGCAGACGCACGGCAGGGGTGGAGCCAAGGCCATCGCCGCCGCAGCTGCAGCAGCCGCCGCCGCAGCAGCCGCCGCCGCCAATCAGCACAAGGAGGAGTACGGCAAGGCAGGCGAGGGCAAGAAGACGCTGGTGTGCAACGTGTGCGGCGTGCGCTGCAACGGGAAGCGCTTGCTGGCCATCCACAAGAAGAGCCACAAGGCCAAGAGACTGCACACGTGCAACCTGTGCGGCAAGCACTTCAACCACAGCTCCAGCCTCTCACGCCACCGCCTCATCCACAAGGGCAAGTCCCGGCCCGGCGGGGGAACCGGTGCCAGGGGCCCCCGTGGCGCCCCCCTGGCCCTGCCCGAGCTCAGCCTGGGCCCCTCCAGCATGGGCAATCCCAAGAAGAGGCGCGGGCGCCGGGGGGCTGGCAGCGGCGGGCTGACGGTCAATGTGGGAGGGGAAAAGCAGTACCAGTGCACGCAGTGCGACAAGGTCTTCAGGAACTCCACGCAGCTCTCCAAACACCAGGTGGCGCACGTGAGGCAGCTGCTCAACTCCTACACGCAGGACAGCAAGGACCCTCTGGCCAAGTCCTCCGACCTCAAGATCCGCCTCAAGCTCTGCTCGCGGGACAAACCCAACTACTACACCCTCTGCAAGAAAAACAAGCGCTCCAAGGCTGCGGCTCGGGCGCGTCTGGCAGCCGCCacggcagcagcggcggcagcagcagcagggcggTCCCGGAGCCCCGACCCCGAGCGTCCGTACGCGTGCCTCCACTGCGACAAGCGCTTCAGCAACACGTCCAGCCTGGCGCGCCACGAGCACAGCCACGCTGGCGAGAAGCAGTACACCTGCGGCATCTGCCGCAAGAGCTTCGTGCGTCTGTCCAACCTGAAGCAGCACCAGCAGACGCACGCTTCCGGAAAGCTCTACTCCTGCCTGCACTGCGGCAAAACTTTTGTGCACTCCTCCAGCTTTTCGCGGCACAAGAAGGTGCACTCGGGCGAACGGGCATCCCTGTCTGGGGGCAAACAGCGCCAGAGGAACCGCGCCACCATTGACGAGACCGCTCCCCTTGAGTCGGACTCTGAGTGA